A stretch of Allostreptomyces psammosilenae DNA encodes these proteins:
- a CDS encoding glycoside hydrolase family 18 chitinase, with protein MISAVLTALLLPIAAVVGLAAPAQAATVTATFTKTQDWGTGFGGSWTVRNTGTTAITGWTLEWDFPAGTTVGSFWDAAITRSGDHYTARNLSWNGSLAPGASTTFGFNGTGSGSPSNCRINGAACDGSTPTDAPPSAPGTPVAGDVTNTSVRLSWTAATDDRGVKNYDVLRGGTRIATVTGTSYTNTGLTAGTTYSYTVVARDTADQTGPASAPVSVRTTGGDDGGGTPGDYVKLGYFTNWGVYGRNYHVKNLVTSGTAEKITHINYAFGNVQNGRCTIGDSYADYERAYTADLSVDGVADTWDQPLRGNFNQLRKLKEMYPDIKILWSFGGWTWSGGFTQAAANPEAFAESCYQLVEDPRWADVFDGIDLDWEYPNACGLTCDTSGPAAFRTLVQEVRERFGAGNLVTAAITADASDGGKIDAADYGGAAQYLDWYNVMTYDYFGAWAAQGPTAPHSPLTSYSGIPQAGFNSADAIAKLRAKGVPADKLLLGIGFYGRGWTGVTQSAPGGTATGAAPGTYEAGIEDYKVLKNSCPATGTVAGTAYAHCGTQWWSYDTPSTIASKMAWAKAQGLGGAFYWEFSGDTANGELATAVSNGLG; from the coding sequence GTGATCAGCGCCGTCCTCACCGCACTGCTGCTGCCGATCGCCGCCGTCGTCGGCCTGGCCGCCCCGGCCCAGGCCGCCACGGTGACCGCGACGTTCACCAAGACGCAGGACTGGGGAACGGGCTTCGGCGGCAGCTGGACCGTCAGGAACACCGGCACCACGGCGATCACGGGATGGACCCTGGAGTGGGACTTCCCCGCCGGCACCACGGTCGGCTCCTTCTGGGACGCCGCCATCACCCGCAGCGGTGACCACTACACCGCCCGGAACCTGAGCTGGAACGGCTCGCTCGCCCCGGGCGCCAGCACCACCTTCGGCTTCAACGGCACGGGCTCCGGCAGCCCGAGCAACTGCCGGATCAACGGGGCCGCCTGCGACGGCTCGACGCCGACCGACGCCCCGCCGTCCGCCCCGGGCACCCCGGTCGCCGGCGACGTCACCAACACCTCGGTCCGCCTGAGCTGGACCGCCGCCACCGACGACAGGGGCGTCAAGAACTACGACGTGCTGCGCGGCGGGACGCGGATCGCGACGGTCACCGGCACCAGCTACACCAACACCGGCCTGACCGCGGGCACCACCTACAGCTACACCGTGGTGGCCCGCGACACCGCCGACCAGACCGGTCCGGCGAGCGCGCCGGTCAGCGTGCGCACCACCGGCGGCGACGACGGGGGCGGCACGCCCGGCGACTACGTCAAGCTCGGCTACTTCACCAACTGGGGCGTCTACGGCCGCAACTACCACGTGAAGAACCTGGTCACCTCGGGCACCGCCGAGAAGATCACGCACATCAACTACGCCTTCGGCAACGTGCAGAACGGCCGCTGCACCATCGGCGACTCCTACGCCGACTACGAGCGCGCCTACACCGCCGACCTCAGCGTCGACGGCGTGGCCGACACCTGGGACCAGCCGCTGCGCGGCAACTTCAACCAGCTGCGCAAGCTCAAGGAGATGTACCCGGACATCAAGATCCTGTGGTCCTTCGGCGGATGGACCTGGTCCGGCGGCTTCACCCAGGCCGCCGCCAACCCGGAGGCCTTCGCCGAGTCCTGCTACCAGCTCGTCGAGGACCCGCGCTGGGCCGACGTCTTCGACGGCATCGACCTGGACTGGGAGTACCCCAACGCCTGCGGTCTGACCTGCGACACCTCCGGCCCGGCCGCCTTCCGCACCCTGGTGCAGGAGGTCCGTGAGCGGTTCGGCGCCGGCAACCTGGTCACCGCGGCCATCACCGCGGACGCCTCCGACGGCGGCAAGATCGACGCGGCCGACTACGGCGGCGCGGCGCAGTACCTCGACTGGTACAACGTGATGACCTACGACTACTTCGGCGCCTGGGCGGCGCAGGGCCCGACGGCCCCGCACTCGCCGCTCACCTCCTACAGCGGCATCCCGCAGGCCGGCTTCAACTCCGCCGACGCGATCGCCAAGCTGCGGGCCAAGGGCGTTCCGGCCGACAAGCTGCTGCTGGGCATCGGGTTCTACGGCCGCGGCTGGACCGGCGTCACCCAGTCCGCCCCGGGTGGCACGGCCACCGGCGCCGCGCCCGGCACCTACGAGGCGGGCATCGAGGACTACAAGGTCCTGAAGAACAGCTGCCCGGCCACCGGCACCGTCGCCGGCACGGCCTACGCGCACTGCGGCACCCAGTGGTGGAGCTACGACACGCCCAGCACCATCGCGTCCAAGATGGCCTGGGCCAAGGCCCAGGGCCTCGGCGGCGCCTTCTACTGGGAGTTCAGCGGTGACACCGCCAACGGCGAGCTGGCCACCGCGGTGAGCAACGGCCTGGGATAG
- a CDS encoding sugar ABC transporter substrate-binding protein: MSSRLRGAAALVVAASTAVGLSSCAGADGSTGPAGAPATSQELTIGLLLPDTQTARYDMFDRPLFEEAVAELCAGCTVDYANAHSSVETQQQQVNAMITQGVDVLVLDAVDTAALRSAVTDAAEAGIPVVAYDRLALGPVSAYVNFNAQEIGRIQGEGLLDALGERAPGAQIVMLNSPRPTWAPTDREKAALTTLEEAGATVARSYPIADWRPETAYASMNAAMADLGSSNVAGVLAINDSIASGAIAALQASGAESLPPVVGQDAELSAVQRVIAGTQYMSVYKPYELEADAAAEMAVALGNGEDLAGVTERTADSATHQDIPAVLLDPLPLTRDTVEETVIADGMYTTDEICTPEFVAACERAGLLD; this comes from the coding sequence GTGAGCAGCCGCCTGCGCGGCGCCGCCGCGCTCGTGGTCGCGGCCTCGACCGCCGTCGGCCTGTCCTCCTGCGCCGGGGCCGACGGGTCCACCGGCCCGGCCGGCGCTCCCGCGACGTCGCAGGAGCTGACCATCGGCCTGTTGCTCCCGGACACCCAGACCGCCCGCTACGACATGTTCGACCGCCCCCTGTTCGAGGAGGCCGTCGCGGAGCTGTGCGCCGGCTGCACGGTGGACTACGCCAACGCCCACAGCAGCGTGGAGACCCAGCAGCAGCAGGTCAACGCCATGATCACACAGGGCGTCGACGTGCTGGTGCTGGACGCGGTGGACACCGCCGCGCTGCGGTCCGCGGTGACCGACGCGGCGGAGGCGGGCATCCCCGTCGTCGCCTACGACCGGCTGGCCCTCGGGCCGGTCTCCGCCTACGTCAACTTCAACGCCCAGGAGATCGGCCGGATCCAGGGCGAGGGCCTCCTCGACGCCCTCGGCGAGCGGGCCCCGGGCGCCCAGATCGTGATGCTGAACAGCCCCCGCCCCACCTGGGCGCCCACCGACCGGGAGAAGGCGGCGCTGACCACCCTGGAGGAGGCCGGGGCGACGGTCGCCCGGTCGTACCCCATCGCCGACTGGCGGCCGGAGACCGCCTACGCCAGCATGAACGCGGCGATGGCCGACCTCGGCTCCTCGAACGTCGCCGGCGTGCTGGCCATCAACGACAGCATCGCCTCCGGCGCCATCGCCGCCCTCCAGGCCTCCGGGGCCGAGTCGCTGCCGCCCGTCGTCGGCCAGGACGCCGAGCTCTCGGCGGTGCAGCGGGTGATCGCCGGCACCCAGTACATGAGCGTCTACAAGCCCTACGAACTGGAGGCCGACGCGGCGGCCGAGATGGCCGTCGCCCTCGGCAACGGCGAGGACCTGGCCGGCGTCACCGAGCGGACGGCGGACTCCGCCACCCACCAGGACATCCCGGCCGTCCTGCTCGACCCGCTCCCGCTGACCCGCGACACCGTGGAGGAGACCGTCATCGCGGACGGCATGTACACCACCGACGAGATCTGCACCCCCGAGTTCGTCGCCGCCTGCGAGCGGGCCGGACTCCTCGACTGA
- a CDS encoding endo-1,4-beta-xylanase, translating to MVGVLAAAGVVTMAGPANAASTLGAAAAEQGRYFGTAVAAQYLGESGYVTTLNREFNSVTPENEMKWDALEPSRNSFNFAAADRIVSHARAQGMRVRGHTLVWHSQLPGWVGGLGANDLRAAMNNHINQVMGHWRGQIHSWDVVNEAFVDGNSGARRSSPFQDRLGDGFIEEAFRAARAADPNAKLCYNDYNTDGINAKSNAVYNMVRDFKARGVPIDCVGFQSHFNSASPVPSDFQANLQRFADLGVEVQITELDIEGSGTAQADSYRRVVQACLNVTRCTGITVWGVTDKYSWRASGTPLLFDGNYNKKPAYDAVLTALGGSSGGNPGNPGTGACTVTYTETQRWGDRFNGQVTVRAGNAPISGWTVTVTVQSPQRISATWNGTPTWDSSGNVMTMRPSGNGTLAAGASTSFGFTVMANGNWSAPVLGTCTATTA from the coding sequence ATGGTCGGCGTGCTCGCCGCGGCCGGCGTCGTCACCATGGCCGGGCCGGCGAACGCCGCCAGCACGCTTGGCGCCGCCGCCGCCGAGCAGGGGCGGTACTTCGGCACCGCGGTCGCCGCCCAGTACCTCGGCGAGTCCGGCTACGTCACCACGCTGAACCGCGAGTTCAACAGCGTGACGCCGGAGAACGAGATGAAGTGGGACGCGCTCGAACCCTCACGGAACTCGTTCAACTTCGCGGCCGCGGACCGCATCGTCAGCCACGCCCGCGCCCAGGGCATGCGGGTGCGGGGCCACACCCTGGTGTGGCACTCGCAGCTGCCCGGCTGGGTCGGCGGCCTCGGCGCCAACGACCTGCGCGCGGCGATGAACAACCACATCAACCAGGTGATGGGCCACTGGCGGGGCCAGATCCACTCCTGGGACGTGGTGAACGAGGCCTTCGTCGACGGCAACAGCGGCGCCCGGCGCAGCTCGCCGTTCCAGGACCGGCTCGGCGACGGCTTCATCGAGGAGGCGTTCCGCGCCGCCCGCGCGGCCGACCCGAACGCCAAGCTCTGCTACAACGACTACAACACCGACGGGATCAACGCCAAGAGCAACGCCGTCTACAACATGGTGCGTGACTTCAAGGCGCGGGGCGTGCCGATCGACTGCGTGGGCTTCCAGTCGCACTTCAACAGCGCCTCCCCGGTGCCCAGCGACTTCCAGGCGAACCTCCAGCGGTTCGCCGACCTCGGCGTCGAGGTGCAGATCACCGAGCTGGACATCGAGGGCTCCGGCACGGCGCAGGCCGACAGCTACCGCCGCGTGGTGCAGGCCTGCCTCAACGTGACCCGCTGCACCGGCATCACGGTGTGGGGCGTGACCGACAAGTACTCCTGGCGGGCCAGCGGCACCCCGCTGCTGTTCGACGGCAACTACAACAAGAAGCCGGCCTACGACGCGGTGCTCACCGCGCTCGGCGGCTCCAGCGGCGGCAACCCCGGCAACCCCGGGACCGGCGCCTGCACGGTGACCTACACCGAGACCCAGCGCTGGGGTGACCGCTTCAACGGGCAGGTCACCGTGCGCGCCGGGAACGCGCCGATCAGCGGCTGGACGGTGACCGTCACGGTGCAGTCGCCGCAGCGGATCTCGGCCACCTGGAACGGCACCCCCACCTGGGACAGCAGCGGCAACGTGATGACGATGCGCCCCAGCGGCAACGGGACCCTGGCGGCCGGCGCCTCGACGAGCTTCGGCTTCACGGTCATGGCGAACGGCAACTGGTCGGCCCCCGTCCTGGGCACCTGCACCGCCACGACCGCCTGA